The DNA segment TTTGATTTTTATAGAAACACAATGATATATAAAGATGCTAAACCCAATCTTGCCCATACTGCCCTTGCAGAATTGGAAGATATGGGAAAACTTAAAGCAATAGTAACTCAAAATATAGATGGATTACATCAATTGGCGGGATCTAAAAATGTGATAGAACTTCATGGCTCTGTATATAGAAACTATTGTCAAGACTGTAGAAAATTTTTTGACTTAGATTATGTATTAAATAGTAAAAGTATGATACCAAAATGTGATCAATGTGGAGGAATAGTAAAGCCTGATGTAGTACTATATGAGGAGCCACTTAAAAGTGATGATATAACGATGGCAATGGAGGCTATAACTAACTGTGATATGTTAATCGTTGGAGGAACTTCATTGGTAGTATATCCTGCAGCTAATCTTGTAAGATATTATGAAGGAGATAAACTGGTACTTATTAATAAAGACAGTACTAATTATGATAGATATGCTAAATTAGTTATAAACGATAGCATAGGAAAGACATTGAATAATATTTTTTAGGGGGTAACTATGCTTCAATATAAAGAATTTGCTTCAATATATGACAAACTTATGTGGGATATTGATTATCAACAGTGGTATAAATATATCACAAGGATATTAAAAAAATATGATATTAAAGAAAAAAGATTATTGGAAATGGCCTGTGGCACCGGTAGTATGACTAAATTTTTTTCTGAAGATATGTATGATATAACATGTTTTGATATCTCAGAAGAGATGTTAGTAGTGGCCTATGAAAAACTAAGGAAATGTAAAAATGTACAGATATTGAATCAAGATATGAGAAATTTTTCTTTGAATAAGAAATTTGACATAGTGTTGAGTTTATGTGACAGCATAAACTATATAACAGAAAAAGAGGATTTAATGAATGTATTTAATAATGTATATAAACATTTAGATGAAGATGGGATATTTATTTTTGATATAAATTCATACTTTAAGATAAGTAATATAATAGGAAATAATACTTTTATAAATGATGAAGAAGATGTTTTTTATACTTGGCAAAGCTTTTTTGATAAAGGAGATAGCTTGGGATATTATGATTTAACATTTTTTATTTATAATGGAAGTCTATATGAACGAATAGATGAAGAACATATTCAAAGGGCCTATACAACAGAAGAAATAATGGAACTATTGGACAAATCAGGGTTCAAAAAAATAGACGTGTATCAGGGCTTTTCTTTTGAAGATATAAGAGAAAAAACAGAAAGAATAAATTTTGTGGCAAGAAAATGAATTTTTTTTTAAGTTAGTGGGAATATTAATTGACAGGTGAAAATAAGTGTGATACACTAATCAAAGAGTAGGTGATACATAGATAGTAACATCTGCAAATTTATTGAAGTACAGGAGGAATGTTTTAAATGGAAAAAGGAACAGTTAAATGGTTTAATGCATCTAAAGGATATGGCTTTATAACAAGAGAAAATGGTGATGATGTATTCGTACATTATTCAGCTATCCAAACAGATGGATTCAAAACATTAGATGAAGGACAAGAAGTTGAATTTGAAATAGTTGAAGGAGACAAAGGTCCTCAAGCAACTAATGTTGTAAAACTATAATAACAACAATCTAATATAGATTTTATATAGTTTTATAAAAAGCAATTAAGGCCCCATATTTTATGGGGCTTTAAATAATTTTTGACTAAATATATAATAATATAGATAGAAAGTTAGTAGTAATTAGTTAATATTGATTAAGGACAGTAATGGACTGTCCTTAATTACTAATAATTGATTTAAAAGGGAGGTAGAAGAATAGTGAATGATTATATAATCAGAGCAGTGGATAAAGATAGAAAGCTAAGGGCTTTTATTGCTACTACTACTCATATGGCAAATGAAGCCCATAAAATTCACAAAACACTTCCCATTGCTACTGCTGCTTTAGGTAGAACTTTAACAGCAGCATCTATAATGGGAATTATGTTAAAGGGAGAAAAAGATAAAATAACATTAAATTTTAAAGGATCTGGAAAAATAAAATCTATATTGGCAGTAGCCAATAGTTATGGCAAGGTCAAAGGATATATATCTGATCCTTTTGTAGAGCTACCATTGAGAGAAGATGGAAAGCTAGACGTAGGTGGGGCAGTGGGAAGCGATGGTAGATTGGTTGTGATAAAGGATTTGGGATTAAAGGAACCCTATGTAGGACAGTCAAAACTAGTGAATGGAGAGATAGCCCAAGATCTAACCCATTATTTTGCTTATTCAGAGCAACAACCTTCTTCTGTAGCGTTGGGTGTATTAGTGGATAGAGATTTATCTGTAAAGGCCTCAGGAGGATTTATTATACAAGTATTACCAGGGATTACTGAGGAAGAAATAAATAAATTGGAAAATAACCTAATGAAAATAGGTTCAATATCTTCACTAATAGATGAAGGAAATTCACCAGAGGATATATTGAATAAAATATTGGGAGATT comes from the Clostridiisalibacter paucivorans DSM 22131 genome and includes:
- a CDS encoding NAD-dependent protein deacylase: MDRIKILREFVNSSDNIVFLGGAGVSTESNIPDFRSSNGIYSTESKYGYSPEVMLSHSFFVNHTEEFFDFYRNTMIYKDAKPNLAHTALAELEDMGKLKAIVTQNIDGLHQLAGSKNVIELHGSVYRNYCQDCRKFFDLDYVLNSKSMIPKCDQCGGIVKPDVVLYEEPLKSDDITMAMEAITNCDMLIVGGTSLVVYPAANLVRYYEGDKLVLINKDSTNYDRYAKLVINDSIGKTLNNIF
- a CDS encoding class I SAM-dependent DNA methyltransferase; translation: MLQYKEFASIYDKLMWDIDYQQWYKYITRILKKYDIKEKRLLEMACGTGSMTKFFSEDMYDITCFDISEEMLVVAYEKLRKCKNVQILNQDMRNFSLNKKFDIVLSLCDSINYITEKEDLMNVFNNVYKHLDEDGIFIFDINSYFKISNIIGNNTFINDEEDVFYTWQSFFDKGDSLGYYDLTFFIYNGSLYERIDEEHIQRAYTTEEIMELLDKSGFKKIDVYQGFSFEDIREKTERINFVARK
- a CDS encoding cold-shock protein produces the protein MEKGTVKWFNASKGYGFITRENGDDVFVHYSAIQTDGFKTLDEGQEVEFEIVEGDKGPQATNVVKL
- the hslO gene encoding Hsp33 family molecular chaperone HslO — translated: MNDYIIRAVDKDRKLRAFIATTTHMANEAHKIHKTLPIATAALGRTLTAASIMGIMLKGEKDKITLNFKGSGKIKSILAVANSYGKVKGYISDPFVELPLREDGKLDVGGAVGSDGRLVVIKDLGLKEPYVGQSKLVNGEIAQDLTHYFAYSEQQPSSVALGVLVDRDLSVKASGGFIIQVLPGITEEEINKLENNLMKIGSISSLIDEGNSPEDILNKILGDFHMDILDKVPVEFSCDCSIERIKKALSTVGKEELQDMIDKDKGAELLCHFCNTKYNFTDKELEEIKESLE